A part of Lacibacter sp. H407 genomic DNA contains:
- a CDS encoding serine hydrolase, protein MLFKKLLFILLILTSVSTSFSQQPPAFITDSLESYIERGMKDWNIPGLAITIVKDGKIIFIKGYGVKEVGKPEKVDANTLFIIASNSKLFTGTSLALAEHEKKLSLDDKVTTHIPWFRLYDSTSTKLATVKDMLCHRLGTKTFQGDFTFWNSNLPKDSIIWKMRLLKPEGEFRQNYGYCNAGFLVAGEILQKTTGIKWEQYVSDRMLNPIGMTNTYMNTAGMANRKNVAVPYSNSFGPLSKLPYDEIDNLGPATSMVSCVNDLSKWLMFQLDSGKINGQAVIPWQVLQKTRDGNILTGTRKSAYYPTHFRAYGLGEYMTDYNGKQVYWHTGGAFGFVTNVCFIPEEKLGISILTNNDNQNFFEALRYQIMDAYLGVPYVDRSKFLLQFQQQDQVLNDSKMKGWEERAKKKPSLPVSADAFVGSYYNHVYGNMQIVKENNELTVLLSHHPKLKGKLEYIDNKNFLLTWNHPSYGKFAVPFEIKNNKVSAIEIKASDFVEYDGYVFLKK, encoded by the coding sequence ATGCTTTTCAAAAAATTGCTGTTTATTCTTCTTATCCTTACTTCTGTCAGCACTTCTTTTTCACAACAACCACCTGCCTTCATTACCGATAGCCTTGAAAGCTATATTGAACGTGGCATGAAAGACTGGAATATCCCGGGGCTTGCCATCACCATTGTAAAAGATGGAAAAATCATTTTCATTAAAGGCTATGGCGTAAAAGAAGTGGGCAAACCTGAAAAAGTTGATGCCAATACATTATTCATCATTGCATCAAATTCAAAACTGTTTACAGGCACAAGTCTTGCATTGGCCGAGCACGAAAAGAAATTATCATTGGATGATAAAGTAACAACACATATCCCGTGGTTCAGGTTATACGATTCAACCTCAACTAAACTGGCAACGGTAAAAGACATGTTGTGTCATCGTTTAGGTACCAAAACATTTCAGGGTGATTTCACATTCTGGAACAGTAACCTACCAAAGGATTCTATCATCTGGAAAATGCGTTTACTGAAACCGGAAGGAGAATTTCGTCAGAACTATGGCTACTGTAATGCAGGTTTTTTGGTGGCAGGTGAAATTCTGCAAAAGACAACCGGAATTAAATGGGAACAATATGTAAGCGATCGTATGTTGAATCCTATTGGCATGACGAATACTTATATGAATACTGCAGGTATGGCTAACCGTAAGAATGTAGCTGTTCCCTACTCCAATTCATTCGGACCGTTAAGCAAACTTCCTTATGACGAAATTGATAATCTTGGTCCGGCAACCAGCATGGTGAGTTGTGTGAATGACCTGAGCAAATGGTTGATGTTTCAATTGGACAGCGGCAAGATCAACGGACAAGCAGTAATTCCATGGCAAGTGTTGCAAAAAACAAGAGATGGAAATATTTTAACCGGCACACGTAAATCGGCTTACTACCCTACCCATTTCCGTGCGTATGGTTTAGGTGAATACATGACGGATTATAATGGCAAGCAAGTGTATTGGCATACAGGTGGTGCGTTTGGTTTTGTTACCAATGTATGTTTTATACCTGAAGAAAAACTCGGCATCAGTATTTTGACCAACAACGATAACCAGAATTTCTTTGAAGCATTACGTTACCAGATCATGGATGCCTACCTAGGTGTTCCATATGTTGACAGAAGTAAATTCTTACTACAGTTTCAACAGCAGGATCAGGTGTTGAACGATTCAAAAATGAAAGGCTGGGAAGAACGTGCTAAGAAAAAACCTTCGCTGCCTGTAAGTGCAGATGCATTTGTTGGGTCGTATTACAATCACGTGTATGGCAACATGCAGATCGTTAAAGAGAATAATGAGTTAACAGTGTTATTGAGTCATCACCCAAAACTGAAAGGCAAACTTGAATACATTGACAATAAAAATTTCTTACTTACATGGAACCATCCATCCTACGGAAAGTTTGCAGTGCCATTTGAGATCAAGAACAATAAAGTAAGTGCCATTGAAATCAAAGCTTCTGACTTTGTGGAGTATGATGGCTATGTGTTTCTTAAAAAATAA
- the murQ gene encoding N-acetylmuramic acid 6-phosphate etherase — protein MSDQFVRITEQESNYHHLEDMSVADLLLNINKEDSVVPAAVAKAIPQIEPLVSAISDKMLMGGRLFYIGAGTSGRLGIVDASECPPTYGVPYGLVIGIIAGGEKAITNAVEFAEDSKEQGWADLEAHRVSEKDVVIGIAASGTTPYVIGALEECRKRNIITGSISCNPGSPVSEAADYPIEVVVGPEFVTGSTRMKSGTAQKLVLNMISTSVMIQLGRVEDNRMVNMQLSNEKLVDRGVKMLMLRSGLSDYEASKDLLLTHGTVKKALNAIGK, from the coding sequence ATGTCAGACCAATTTGTACGAATTACAGAACAGGAATCGAATTATCATCATCTCGAAGACATGAGTGTGGCAGATCTGCTGCTGAATATAAATAAAGAAGATAGTGTTGTACCGGCGGCTGTTGCAAAAGCCATTCCCCAAATAGAACCATTGGTATCGGCCATCAGCGATAAAATGCTGATGGGTGGACGGTTATTTTATATCGGAGCCGGCACCAGCGGTCGACTTGGAATTGTAGATGCCAGCGAATGCCCGCCAACATATGGCGTCCCGTATGGATTGGTGATCGGCATTATTGCCGGTGGCGAGAAGGCAATAACCAATGCGGTTGAATTTGCTGAAGACAGTAAAGAACAAGGCTGGGCCGATTTGGAAGCTCACCGGGTTTCTGAAAAAGATGTGGTGATCGGTATCGCAGCAAGCGGCACCACGCCCTATGTGATCGGCGCATTGGAAGAATGCCGGAAACGGAATATCATTACCGGCAGCATCAGTTGTAACCCCGGTTCACCGGTTTCAGAAGCAGCCGATTACCCGATTGAAGTAGTGGTGGGTCCCGAATTTGTAACGGGCAGCACCCGCATGAAAAGCGGAACGGCACAAAAACTGGTGTTGAACATGATCTCCACTTCGGTGATGATCCAATTGGGCCGGGTAGAGGACAACCGCATGGTAAATATGCAGCTCAGCAACGAAAAATTAGTTGACCGTGGCGTGAAAATGCTCATGCTCCGCAGCGGCCTTTCTGATTATGAAGCATCCAAGGATCTGTTGCTTACCCATGGTACTGTAAAAAAAGCACTCAACGCTATTGGTAAATAA
- a CDS encoding anti-sigma factor family protein, with protein sequence MNTQQMDETIWNYIDGTAKAEEIAFVEQMIATDATWRSKYHELKEVNQLLQTELELEQPSLRFSKNVMEQLHGLKPAPATNQYINKSIIRGIAVFFIVSIVSFLIYGLTLIDWSTSSTTSNTSNYKLPAVDYSALFSSTWINVIMMIAVVMGLMLMDGYLRRNRKAA encoded by the coding sequence ATGAATACGCAACAAATGGATGAAACGATCTGGAACTATATTGATGGCACTGCTAAGGCAGAAGAAATTGCATTTGTGGAACAGATGATCGCAACCGATGCAACCTGGCGCAGTAAATACCATGAGTTGAAAGAAGTGAATCAACTGTTGCAAACGGAATTGGAGCTGGAGCAACCTTCACTGCGTTTCAGTAAAAATGTAATGGAGCAATTGCATGGTTTAAAACCTGCACCTGCTACCAATCAATATATCAACAAATCGATCATCCGTGGCATTGCAGTATTCTTCATCGTTAGCATTGTAAGTTTTTTGATCTATGGACTTACACTCATCGATTGGTCTACATCTTCAACAACATCCAATACTTCAAATTATAAATTGCCCGCTGTTGATTATTCAGCGCTGTTCAGCAGCACATGGATCAATGTGATCATGATGATTGCTGTTGTTATGGGTTTAATGTTAATGGATGGTTATCTCCGCCGTAACAGGAAGGCGGCATAA
- a CDS encoding HesB/IscA family protein, which yields METMNSTPVSFTATAIAELQRLHAEQAPGKFLRVGAKGGGCSGLSYVLDFDTKEDSDELFDIDGIPCIMDKGQGMYLYGMQIDWDNGLSNRGFTFSNPNASKTCGCGTSFAV from the coding sequence ATGGAAACAATGAATAGTACACCGGTGAGTTTTACGGCAACAGCAATTGCAGAGCTGCAGCGTTTGCATGCAGAGCAGGCGCCCGGTAAGTTTCTACGTGTGGGTGCAAAAGGTGGAGGCTGTTCCGGTTTAAGTTATGTGTTGGATTTTGATACAAAAGAAGACAGTGATGAATTGTTTGATATTGATGGTATTCCCTGCATCATGGATAAAGGACAAGGAATGTATCTGTATGGTATGCAGATCGATTGGGATAATGGATTGAGCAATCGTGGCTTTACATTCAGTAATCCGAATGCCAGTAAAACCTGTGGTTGTGGCACCAGTTTTGCCGTGTAA
- a CDS encoding DUF7935 family protein gives MDTIYYYLFGGAIVVFVALALYLRAKGKKELMEEQRQLALQQQALQQQQVNAPAPQRKATVSSNPEMLRLQLQAYERITILCERIGLNNLLGRLPVVQLSAPELQNLMVQSIKTEFEYNISQQLYVSAPAWDGVKNLKEQNIFIVNELASTLPQGATGVDLSKKIVELLSHDEHVSLQNIVATLINNEAKQLMG, from the coding sequence ATGGATACCATCTACTATTATTTATTTGGAGGCGCTATTGTTGTTTTTGTAGCATTGGCACTTTATCTGCGTGCAAAAGGGAAAAAAGAATTAATGGAAGAACAACGGCAGTTGGCATTACAACAACAGGCCCTGCAACAACAGCAGGTAAATGCTCCGGCACCACAACGAAAAGCAACCGTATCAAGTAATCCTGAAATGCTTCGGTTACAATTACAGGCGTATGAACGCATTACTATTCTTTGCGAACGCATTGGATTGAACAATTTGTTAGGGCGTTTACCTGTTGTACAACTTTCTGCGCCTGAGCTGCAGAACCTGATGGTGCAAAGCATTAAAACAGAATTTGAATATAACATCAGCCAGCAATTATATGTATCGGCTCCGGCATGGGATGGTGTTAAAAATCTGAAAGAGCAAAACATTTTTATTGTGAATGAACTGGCTTCAACCCTTCCACAGGGAGCAACCGGTGTTGATCTCAGTAAAAAAATTGTTGAGCTGTTATCGCATGATGAACATGTATCGTTACAAAATATTGTAGCAACACTCATCAACAACGAAGCCAAACAACTGATGGGGTAA
- a CDS encoding acyl-CoA mutase large subunit family protein, whose product MDEKKITTDSGIEVKPLYTGQGEQELPGQFPFTRGVQPDMYRGKLWTMRQYAGFSTAEESNKRYHYLLSQGVSGLSVAFDLPTQIGYDSDHALAEGEVGKVGVAIDSIADIQTLFDGIKLEDVSTSMTINATGFILLSFYVALAKQQGADLKKITGTIQNDILKEYAARGTYIYPPKPSMRIITDIFEWCSHELPKWNTISISGYHIREAGSTAVQEIAFTLANGKAYVKAALEKGLDINVFGKRLSFFFNAHNNLFEEAAKFRAARRMWAHMMKELGATDPKAMMLRFHTQTGGSTLTAQQPLNNISRVTIQTLAAVLGGTQSLHTNGYDEALSLPTEEAARIALRTQQVVAFESGAPDTVDPLAGSYYVEALTNEIERMAWELIAKIDVMGGSVSAIEEGFIQDEIARSAYEYQRNIENGSKIIVGVNKFEVNEPNTTPVFRIDDSIRAIQTAKLNQLKNNRDPGKVDQCLQEINDRAGSGENLMPAVITAVENKCTLGEIADELRAVYGEYK is encoded by the coding sequence ATGGATGAAAAAAAGATAACTACTGATTCCGGTATTGAGGTGAAACCACTTTATACCGGACAAGGTGAACAGGAACTACCGGGCCAGTTTCCCTTTACACGTGGCGTACAGCCCGATATGTACAGAGGTAAACTGTGGACCATGCGCCAGTATGCAGGTTTTTCCACTGCTGAAGAAAGCAACAAACGCTATCATTATTTATTATCGCAAGGCGTAAGTGGTTTAAGTGTAGCGTTTGATCTGCCTACACAAATTGGTTACGATAGCGATCATGCATTGGCGGAGGGTGAAGTTGGAAAAGTGGGTGTAGCCATTGACAGTATTGCAGATATTCAAACTTTGTTTGATGGCATTAAGCTGGAAGATGTTTCCACTTCAATGACGATCAACGCCACCGGTTTTATTCTCCTCTCCTTTTATGTTGCATTGGCAAAGCAACAAGGTGCTGATCTGAAAAAAATTACAGGCACTATACAGAATGATATTTTAAAAGAATACGCTGCAAGGGGAACATACATTTATCCTCCCAAACCAAGCATGCGCATCATCACTGATATTTTTGAATGGTGCAGTCATGAATTACCAAAGTGGAATACCATTTCTATCAGCGGTTATCATATCCGAGAAGCGGGCAGCACAGCAGTGCAGGAAATTGCTTTTACATTGGCTAACGGTAAGGCGTACGTGAAGGCAGCACTGGAAAAAGGATTAGACATTAATGTATTTGGCAAACGTCTCTCCTTCTTCTTTAATGCGCATAACAATTTGTTTGAAGAAGCAGCAAAATTTCGTGCCGCCCGTCGCATGTGGGCGCACATGATGAAAGAACTTGGTGCAACTGATCCTAAAGCCATGATGTTGCGTTTTCATACACAAACTGGTGGCAGCACGTTAACAGCACAGCAACCACTCAATAATATTTCAAGAGTAACCATTCAAACATTAGCTGCAGTGTTGGGCGGCACGCAATCATTACATACCAATGGATATGATGAAGCGTTGAGTCTGCCTACGGAAGAAGCTGCACGTATTGCATTGCGTACACAGCAGGTGGTTGCATTTGAAAGCGGCGCTCCTGATACGGTTGATCCATTAGCAGGCAGTTATTATGTAGAAGCACTCACAAATGAAATTGAAAGAATGGCATGGGAACTCATTGCAAAAATTGATGTGATGGGTGGCAGTGTTTCAGCTATTGAAGAAGGTTTTATACAGGATGAAATTGCACGCAGTGCATACGAATACCAACGTAATATTGAAAACGGTTCGAAAATCATTGTGGGTGTAAATAAATTCGAAGTAAATGAACCCAATACAACACCTGTTTTCAGAATTGACGACAGTATCCGGGCCATACAAACTGCAAAGCTCAACCAATTAAAAAACAACCGTGATCCCGGCAAAGTGGATCAATGTCTGCAGGAGATCAACGACCGGGCCGGCAGCGGAGAAAACTTGATGCCAGCCGTTATTACAGCTGTTGAAAACAAATGTACTCTGGGTGAAATAGCTGATGAATTGAGAGCTGTGTACGGAGAGTATAAATAA
- a CDS encoding pyridoxamine 5'-phosphate oxidase family protein, producing the protein MASNDTSASPVMNEHIAAFLKEQSVISIATSVNEEPYCASCYYAFEPTANLLVFKSDADTRHIEDALKNNRVAGTILPDKITKAKVKGVQFSGNFLKAEGPIGKKAKETYLKKFPVAGIFRGDIWMIEITRVKFTDNTLVFGKKLLWER; encoded by the coding sequence ATGGCATCGAACGATACATCAGCTTCTCCGGTAATGAATGAACATATTGCGGCTTTCCTGAAAGAGCAATCGGTTATTTCCATTGCAACTTCTGTAAATGAGGAACCTTATTGTGCCTCTTGCTATTATGCATTTGAGCCAACTGCAAATCTGCTCGTGTTTAAATCGGATGCGGACACGAGACATATTGAAGATGCGTTAAAAAACAACCGTGTAGCCGGCACTATTCTTCCTGATAAAATCACAAAAGCCAAAGTGAAGGGCGTACAGTTTAGTGGAAACTTTTTAAAAGCTGAAGGGCCGATCGGTAAGAAAGCAAAGGAAACCTATCTCAAAAAATTCCCGGTTGCCGGTATCTTCCGTGGCGATATTTGGATGATTGAAATAACACGTGTAAAGTTTACAGATAACACATTGGTGTTTGGAAAAAAGTTGTTGTGGGAACGATAA
- a CDS encoding RNA polymerase sigma factor, with protein sequence MQAGPSDKEIITQVLQGDQRSFEVLVTRYQSFVFTIALRYTKNREDAEEVAQNAFVKAYRCLNDYRGDAKFSTWLFTIVTSLCLTFLRKKKLNVHSIDQDGVFELADHHESSMRADRVEEKSKVKLVNDAIAMLPPDDARLLLLFYKAEQSLEEIGLILGMQPNTAKVKLHRARQKLKENMQKYFAIELEDYIQS encoded by the coding sequence ATGCAGGCAGGTCCATCGGATAAAGAGATCATCACACAGGTTTTACAGGGCGACCAACGGTCGTTTGAGGTATTAGTTACCCGTTACCAGTCGTTTGTATTTACCATTGCCCTGCGGTACACTAAGAACCGGGAAGATGCAGAAGAAGTGGCGCAAAATGCATTTGTAAAAGCCTATCGCTGTTTGAATGATTACCGGGGCGATGCAAAATTCAGTACCTGGCTGTTCACCATTGTTACGTCGTTATGCTTAACGTTCTTACGAAAAAAGAAACTGAATGTGCATTCGATCGATCAGGACGGAGTATTTGAATTGGCAGATCATCATGAATCAAGCATGCGGGCTGACAGAGTGGAAGAGAAATCAAAAGTGAAATTGGTAAATGATGCCATTGCGATGTTGCCACCCGATGATGCCAGACTGTTATTGTTATTTTATAAAGCAGAGCAAAGCCTGGAAGAAATTGGTTTGATTTTAGGCATGCAGCCAAACACAGCAAAAGTAAAGCTGCACAGAGCAAGACAAAAGTTGAAAGAGAACATGCAGAAATATTTTGCTATTGAGCTGGAAGACTATATTCAATCTTAA
- a CDS encoding N-acetylglucosamine kinase gives MSVNKLIADSGATKAEWCLMKGKKRTIFFTQGISPFLMTSEEIAAMLMKELKPSMKKERIDEIYFYGTGCSSEHNIKSVKKALKFVFPTAAKIKVDHDMMGAAKALCGHEKGVACILGTGSNSCYFNGIRITKNSPGLGYVLGDEGSGAYLGRKVIQHFLYNTFDVDLQERFTSKYNTNRVEILDHVYRKPLPNRYMASFALFLAENRGHYMVENIIEDSFNEFFFNHLYKFRESWLYPIHFTGGVAYAFRDVLKTMCHSYELQVGRILKNPMQGLIEYHS, from the coding sequence ATGAGTGTGAATAAACTAATAGCAGACAGTGGAGCAACAAAGGCTGAATGGTGTTTGATGAAAGGAAAGAAGCGAACCATCTTCTTCACGCAAGGCATCAGTCCGTTCCTGATGACCAGTGAGGAAATAGCGGCCATGCTGATGAAGGAGTTGAAACCTTCGATGAAAAAAGAACGGATCGATGAAATTTATTTCTATGGTACCGGTTGCAGCAGCGAGCACAATATCAAGAGTGTAAAAAAAGCATTGAAGTTTGTTTTTCCTACAGCCGCAAAAATTAAAGTAGATCATGATATGATGGGGGCTGCAAAAGCACTGTGCGGTCATGAAAAAGGAGTGGCCTGTATTTTAGGAACGGGTTCCAACTCCTGTTACTTCAACGGGATACGTATTACAAAAAACAGTCCGGGGCTTGGTTATGTGTTGGGTGATGAAGGAAGCGGTGCCTACCTTGGACGAAAGGTGATCCAGCATTTTTTATACAACACGTTTGATGTGGATCTGCAGGAAAGGTTCACCAGCAAATACAATACAAACAGGGTTGAGATACTTGATCATGTGTACCGGAAACCGTTGCCCAACCGGTACATGGCATCGTTTGCCTTATTCCTGGCCGAAAACCGGGGACATTATATGGTTGAGAATATTATTGAAGATTCGTTCAATGAATTTTTCTTTAATCATCTCTACAAATTCAGGGAAAGCTGGCTGTACCCCATACATTTTACAGGTGGGGTAGCCTACGCTTTCCGAGATGTGTTGAAAACAATGTGCCATTCGTACGAACTGCAGGTAGGGCGCATATTAAAAAATCCAATGCAGGGTTTAATTGAATATCATAGCTAA
- a CDS encoding pyridoxal-phosphate dependent enzyme, with protein sequence MNIKNNILETIGNTPIIRLNKITKNLPCTVAAKVDYFNPGNSIKDRMALKMVEVAEQEGKLKPGGTIIEGTSGNTGMGLALAAVVKGYKCIFVTTDKQSKEKADILKAVGAEVIVCPTNVLPEDPRSYYSVAARLAKEVPNSLHMNQYDNLANRLAHYETTGPEIWEQTDGKITHLVCTAGTGGTITGAAKFLKEKNPNIQIWAIDVYGSLLTKYFRTGEIDMGEVHPYISEGFGEDFVPKNYDMSVIDHFEQVTDKDGAVMARRLAKEEGMFCGYSAGSCLQGLMQLKDRLKKDDLVVCIFHDHGSRYVGKVYNDQWMMERGFLDVKTFKDLVSSRAHNRLISIEPTHTVAEAVELMKKYDIEQIPVINGSGQIGSISENGLFDKVFTNPEIKHASVEAVMEAPLPIVSFDTPIERLSTLITKENGAVLSKDEAGNFHIVTKYDIIQSLAK encoded by the coding sequence ATGAATATTAAAAACAATATACTTGAAACGATCGGCAACACGCCGATCATTCGTTTAAACAAGATCACTAAAAATTTACCCTGCACTGTTGCTGCCAAAGTAGACTATTTCAACCCCGGCAATTCGATTAAAGATCGTATGGCGTTGAAGATGGTGGAAGTTGCTGAACAGGAAGGCAAATTAAAACCCGGTGGCACCATCATTGAAGGCACCAGTGGTAATACCGGTATGGGATTGGCATTGGCGGCTGTGGTAAAAGGATACAAATGCATTTTTGTTACCACCGATAAACAATCGAAAGAAAAAGCTGACATCTTAAAAGCAGTTGGTGCCGAAGTAATTGTTTGCCCCACTAATGTATTACCGGAAGATCCACGGAGTTATTACAGCGTTGCTGCACGTTTGGCAAAGGAAGTGCCAAATTCATTGCACATGAATCAATATGATAACCTTGCCAACCGGTTAGCACATTATGAAACAACCGGTCCTGAAATTTGGGAACAAACCGATGGAAAGATCACACACTTAGTTTGTACAGCGGGTACGGGTGGAACCATTACCGGTGCAGCAAAATTTTTAAAAGAAAAAAATCCCAACATTCAGATATGGGCCATTGATGTGTACGGCTCTTTATTGACTAAGTATTTCCGTACCGGCGAAATTGATATGGGCGAAGTACATCCTTATATCAGTGAAGGATTTGGTGAAGACTTTGTGCCGAAGAATTATGATATGAGTGTGATCGATCATTTTGAACAGGTAACAGATAAAGACGGAGCAGTAATGGCCCGACGTCTTGCAAAAGAAGAAGGCATGTTCTGCGGTTACAGTGCCGGCAGTTGTTTGCAGGGATTGATGCAGCTAAAAGACCGTTTGAAAAAAGATGATCTGGTGGTTTGTATTTTTCATGATCACGGCAGCCGCTATGTTGGAAAAGTGTACAACGATCAATGGATGATGGAGCGTGGTTTTCTCGATGTAAAAACATTCAAGGATCTTGTTTCATCACGTGCACACAACCGCCTGATCAGTATTGAACCAACACATACCGTAGCAGAAGCGGTAGAACTGATGAAAAAATATGATATTGAGCAAATACCGGTTATTAATGGAAGCGGTCAGATCGGCTCGATTTCTGAAAACGGATTGTTTGATAAAGTCTTCACCAACCCGGAAATTAAACATGCAAGCGTGGAAGCAGTTATGGAAGCTCCCTTACCAATTGTATCGTTCGACACACCTATTGAACGTTTAAGCACATTGATCACAAAAGAAAACGGTGCTGTTTTAAGCAAAGACGAAGCAGGGAATTTTCACATTGTTACCAAGTACGATATTATTCAATCGCTTGCGAAATAG
- a CDS encoding DUF6249 domain-containing protein, which produces MGPEILIPILVPLGAMALAFGLYYLRNKENMTMIEKGMNPKEFANRPAPYRNLKWGLLLVGAGVGLFLAYIMHTYVLKIDDDNPVMYFSLLAICGGIGLILSYRIEKKEVLDKE; this is translated from the coding sequence ATGGGTCCTGAAATTTTAATTCCGATACTGGTTCCGCTGGGTGCAATGGCATTGGCATTTGGTCTTTACTACTTACGTAACAAAGAAAATATGACGATGATCGAAAAAGGCATGAATCCGAAAGAGTTCGCCAACCGCCCGGCTCCGTATCGGAATCTCAAATGGGGATTGTTACTGGTAGGTGCTGGTGTAGGGTTATTTCTTGCCTATATCATGCACACGTATGTATTGAAAATTGATGATGATAATCCGGTGATGTATTTCTCTTTGCTGGCGATTTGCGGAGGTATTGGTTTGATCCTTTCGTACCGCATTGAAAAGAAAGAAGTACTGGATAAAGAATAA
- a CDS encoding S41 family peptidase, whose amino-acid sequence MNQKKVQVWLPVLLSVSLIIGMFFGYKLKDNMGAYGPSFFGKSQRNPVQEILELVKQKYVDTVNTDSLGQFAIQDMLNQLDPHSIYIPPVELQMVNEEMAGNFQGVGIEFMMLNDTLHVLHVLPKGPADKAGIQVGDRLLSANDSIVSGAKRKYDEVRKFFRGPKGTEVAVKLIRNGKPGEVTIQRGIIPIKSVDAAYMIEPTIAYIRVNKFSSTTYEEFMQNLERLQKEGMKQLILDLRGNGGGMLDDAVQMADEFLDGNKEIVYTEGKSYPKQSYAARRPGLFEEGKLILLIDEGSASASEVLAGALQDWDRATILGRRSFGKGLVQEQFSLSDGSAIRLTVSRYFTPIGRSIQKPYSPGDKSGYRSEVSTRLTNGELLHGDSAAHNGKKFKTKGGRIVYGGGGISPDVYVPVDTLDQLPKNSRMAIRERISDAAYLYFLANKTSLTKLKAPADLQNFVAADPASIDTYLNKAAEKDSVGFTSLTAMQQATVKKNFISSLSRYIWHTEGFIKMRNLYDPLVVKALQELKK is encoded by the coding sequence ATGAATCAAAAGAAAGTACAAGTCTGGTTGCCTGTTCTCCTATCCGTATCACTTATTATCGGAATGTTTTTTGGGTATAAACTCAAAGATAATATGGGTGCCTATGGCCCCTCTTTTTTTGGCAAATCGCAACGCAACCCGGTGCAGGAAATTCTTGAATTGGTAAAACAGAAATATGTTGACACGGTGAACACCGATTCACTTGGTCAGTTTGCCATCCAGGATATGCTCAATCAACTCGACCCCCATTCTATTTATATTCCGCCCGTTGAACTGCAAATGGTGAATGAAGAAATGGCTGGAAATTTTCAGGGTGTAGGAATTGAATTCATGATGCTGAATGATACGTTGCATGTGTTACATGTGTTGCCAAAAGGACCAGCCGATAAAGCAGGTATACAAGTTGGTGATCGATTATTGAGTGCAAACGATTCAATTGTATCCGGTGCAAAACGCAAATACGATGAGGTGCGAAAATTTTTCAGAGGACCAAAAGGAACAGAGGTAGCGGTGAAGTTGATACGCAACGGAAAACCCGGTGAAGTAACCATTCAACGGGGCATCATTCCGATCAAGAGCGTAGATGCAGCTTACATGATCGAGCCAACAATTGCCTACATACGGGTGAATAAATTTTCAAGTACCACCTATGAAGAGTTTATGCAGAATCTTGAACGCCTGCAGAAAGAAGGAATGAAACAACTCATTCTTGATTTACGTGGTAATGGCGGTGGCATGCTGGATGATGCTGTTCAAATGGCCGATGAGTTTTTAGATGGCAATAAAGAAATTGTTTATACCGAAGGAAAATCATACCCCAAACAAAGTTATGCGGCACGCCGTCCGGGTTTGTTTGAAGAAGGAAAACTGATTCTTTTGATCGATGAAGGTTCTGCTTCTGCAAGTGAAGTGTTGGCAGGTGCATTGCAGGATTGGGACCGTGCCACCATTCTGGGACGCCGCTCGTTTGGTAAAGGATTAGTGCAGGAACAATTCAGTTTGAGCGATGGCAGCGCCATCCGTTTAACAGTTTCCCGTTATTTTACACCTATTGGGCGCAGCATTCAAAAGCCCTACAGCCCTGGTGATAAATCGGGTTATCGCTCAGAGGTGAGTACACGTTTAACCAACGGTGAACTATTGCATGGCGATTCAGCGGCACACAATGGCAAGAAATTCAAAACAAAAGGCGGACGAATTGTATACGGTGGTGGCGGCATTTCACCCGATGTATATGTACCGGTTGATACGTTGGATCAATTGCCAAAAAATAGCCGGATGGCAATAAGGGAACGCATCAGCGATGCAGCTTATTTGTATTTCCTTGCAAACAAAACAAGCCTTACAAAACTGAAGGCGCCGGCCGATCTGCAAAATTTTGTTGCGGCTGATCCTGCATCGATCGATACATATCTGAACAAAGCGGCAGAAAAAGACAGTGTTGGTTTTACTTCTCTTACAGCAATGCAACAGGCTACTGTAAAAAAGAATTTCATCAGCTCACTTAGCCGTTACATCTGGCACACAGAAGGATTTATTAAAATGCGAAACCTGTACGATCCGCTTGTTGTAAAAGCATTGCAGGAATTGAAAAAATAA